The following coding sequences are from one Pigmentibacter sp. JX0631 window:
- a CDS encoding SDR family oxidoreductase encodes MKIEFENNKVLVTGSSRGIGLSIANHFAINGAKVFYTARTIDSFNNSQFPMEIKEKVELRECDFTDSISISNLRKNIEKEISELDILVCNVGSGKSVLDPVPSSEQFEKVLNLNFNSAVNTVREFLPLLEKSSGNILFISSICGLEAYEAPIDYSVAKSALQTFSKHLSKKLAPKGIRVNCLALGNIFFPGGVWDIKMREDPIKVQTMLKTHVPMNRLGEVNEVAQACLFLCSKQASFITGAILTVDGGQTSFFH; translated from the coding sequence ATGAAAATTGAATTTGAAAACAATAAGGTTCTTGTCACAGGCTCTTCCAGAGGAATTGGATTGAGTATAGCAAATCATTTTGCTATAAATGGAGCAAAAGTTTTTTATACTGCTAGAACTATAGACTCTTTTAATAATTCACAATTTCCAATGGAAATTAAAGAAAAAGTAGAGTTGAGAGAATGTGATTTTACTGATTCTATTTCTATATCAAATTTAAGAAAAAATATTGAAAAAGAAATTTCTGAATTAGATATTTTAGTTTGTAACGTAGGTAGTGGTAAAAGTGTATTAGATCCTGTTCCGAGTTCTGAGCAATTTGAGAAAGTCTTGAATTTAAATTTTAATTCAGCAGTGAATACGGTACGAGAATTCCTTCCTTTATTGGAAAAATCTTCTGGTAATATATTATTTATTAGTTCTATTTGTGGGCTAGAAGCCTATGAGGCACCGATAGATTACTCAGTTGCAAAATCTGCTTTACAGACGTTTTCTAAACACCTGTCAAAAAAATTAGCACCAAAAGGAATTAGGGTAAACTGTTTGGCCTTAGGGAATATATTTTTTCCAGGTGGAGTATGGGATATCAAAATGCGAGAAGATCCTATAAAAGTTCAAACAATGCTTAAAACGCATGTCCCTATGAATCGTTTGGGGGAAGTGAATGAAGTTGCACAAGCATGCTTGTTTCTTTGTTCTAAACAAGCTTCGTTTATTACAGGCGCTATTTTAACAGTAGATGGTGGTCAGACTAGTTTTTTTCATTGA
- a CDS encoding D-sedoheptulose 7-phosphate isomerase, with amino-acid sequence MEENKIQELIQKSIDVKLNIAKLCHEEISFAVKVIENAFRGNNKLLICGNGGSAADSQHIAAEFVSRFLIERKALFAIALNCNTSSLTAIANDYNYDFVFSRQVEAFGTHNDVLLAISTSGNSKNVLEAALAAKKKGMIVVGLTGKSGGKLLDICDVCIRIPSEHTPNIQESHIMIGHIICEIVEENLFK; translated from the coding sequence ATGGAAGAAAATAAAATTCAGGAATTAATACAAAAATCAATAGATGTTAAATTAAATATAGCAAAACTATGCCATGAAGAAATATCATTTGCAGTTAAAGTAATTGAAAATGCTTTTCGAGGAAATAATAAACTACTGATATGCGGAAATGGAGGCAGTGCTGCTGACAGTCAACATATTGCAGCAGAATTTGTCTCAAGATTTTTAATAGAAAGAAAAGCTCTTTTTGCCATAGCGTTAAACTGTAACACTTCATCTCTCACCGCAATAGCGAATGATTACAATTATGATTTTGTTTTCTCTAGACAAGTAGAAGCTTTCGGAACTCATAATGATGTTTTATTAGCAATTTCCACAAGTGGAAATTCTAAAAATGTTCTTGAGGCTGCCTTAGCAGCGAAGAAAAAAGGTATGATCGTTGTTGGATTAACTGGAAAAAGTGGTGGGAAATTGCTTGATATATGCGATGTTTGTATTAGAATTCCCTCAGAACATACACCAAATATTCAAGAAAGTCATATTATGATTGGACATATTATTTGTGAAATTGTTGAAGAAAACTTATTTAAATAA
- a CDS encoding CBS domain-containing protein — MLPIISELSLEIKEDTTILDCLEKIESNAKGFIIALDQNQKIKGLLTDGDIRRAFIEGAHQLDSPKNFVNTSFNYVNSFYTREEVLKIFDCGCKFIPIIDDSGKPIDIIFPEMLHYRETANLLARGKAPVRISFGGGGTDLTSYFSDFGGAVFNATINLYAHCSLKKRLDSKITIISHDFNQIVEFATIDEMIYNGNLDLIKAVLNLLKPKYGFELEIYCDFPLHSGLGGSSAVVSAVISAFNQFREDKLNSHEIAEMAFQAERIELAFAGGWQDQYATVFGGFNFIEFNSKKNEVFSLKLNQEVINELEERLLVCFSGKGHPVGQIHNQQKKEMKKNHVVEYAHRTREIAYEMKSLLLRGEIDSFGLLLDESWELKKKFANGISDDVLDDIYNSSKLNGAIGGKIMGAGGGGFFLFQSHAEQKARLTKFLKEKGLIVKDFIFEMQGVRSWTVRVSDLNQGN; from the coding sequence ATGCTACCTATAATTAGTGAATTATCATTAGAAATTAAAGAAGATACCACAATATTGGATTGTTTAGAAAAAATTGAAAGCAATGCAAAAGGTTTTATCATTGCATTAGATCAGAATCAAAAAATTAAAGGATTATTAACAGACGGTGATATTAGAAGAGCATTTATTGAAGGGGCTCATCAATTAGACAGCCCAAAAAACTTCGTCAATACTTCATTTAATTATGTTAATTCTTTTTATACTAGAGAAGAAGTTTTAAAAATATTTGATTGTGGATGTAAATTTATTCCTATTATTGATGATTCAGGTAAACCAATTGATATTATTTTTCCTGAAATGTTACATTATAGAGAAACTGCAAATTTATTGGCAAGAGGAAAAGCACCTGTCCGTATCAGCTTTGGGGGGGGGGGTACCGACTTAACATCTTACTTTTCTGATTTTGGTGGCGCTGTATTTAATGCTACTATTAATCTTTATGCACATTGTAGCTTAAAAAAACGGCTAGATTCAAAGATAACAATTATTTCGCATGATTTTAATCAAATAGTTGAATTCGCTACTATAGATGAAATGATTTATAATGGTAACTTAGATCTAATTAAAGCAGTATTAAACTTATTAAAACCTAAATATGGTTTTGAATTAGAGATCTATTGCGATTTTCCTTTGCATTCGGGTCTAGGTGGCTCATCAGCAGTTGTATCTGCAGTTATTTCTGCATTTAATCAATTTAGAGAAGATAAATTAAATAGTCATGAAATTGCTGAAATGGCTTTTCAAGCAGAGAGAATTGAGCTTGCTTTTGCTGGAGGCTGGCAGGACCAATATGCTACTGTCTTTGGAGGTTTTAATTTTATTGAATTTAATTCCAAAAAAAATGAAGTGTTTTCTTTGAAATTAAATCAAGAAGTTATTAATGAATTGGAAGAACGATTACTTGTTTGTTTTTCAGGAAAAGGACATCCTGTTGGGCAAATTCATAATCAGCAGAAAAAAGAGATGAAAAAAAATCATGTCGTTGAATATGCCCATAGAACCAGAGAAATAGCATATGAAATGAAATCTTTATTGCTTAGAGGAGAAATAGATTCCTTTGGTTTATTGCTAGATGAATCATGGGAGCTTAAGAAAAAATTTGCAAATGGCATAAGTGATGACGTTTTAGATGATATTTATAATTCAAGTAAATTAAATGGTGCTATTGGCGGTAAAATTATGGGTGCGGGTGGAGGTGGTTTTTTTCTTTTTCAATCTCACGCAGAACAAAAAGCGAGATTAACAAAGTTTTTGAAGGAAAAAGGTCTCATTGTTAAAGATTTTATTTTTGAAATGCAGGGTGTAAGAAGTTGGACTGTCAGAGTAAGTGATTTAAATCAGGGAAATTAA
- a CDS encoding N-acetylneuraminate synthase family protein, translated as MIFKEFKVENKGVGENQPAFIIAEIGNNHNGSVKLAKELIDSAIDCGVDAVKFQMRNMESLYGKSFANKNSEADLSTQYTLDLLSRVQLSNHDLFGLFDYCKEKNIIAFCTPWDVQSVNALADYGINLYKVASADLTNHELLTAIAKTGKPLICSCGMSSQNEIEFAIDLLNSLDSPYALLHCNSTYPSPFKDVNLNYLSQLQKMTSIVGYSGHERGIEVPIAAVALGAKIIEKHFTFDKKMEGNDHKVSLLPSEMKEMVRCIRNVELALGSKNIKRRISQGELINRENLAKSITAKVFISKDEVFKEDMFEFISPGKGLQPYKVNQLIGNLAKRNINPGEILYDSDLPGNLLVRPKKYKFKRNWGVPVRYHDYKQIIEISHPDIVEFHLSYKDMDENISQFFDRNYTQGFVVHAPELFEGDHLLDLCSPDLEYRKKSIQNMKKVVSITKELKKYFPNEKRPLIVANVGGFTQNSPLQEHLRKPMYFELLESFKQFEDPEVELIPQTMAPFPWHMGGQQYQNLFKFPEECAWFCKEFNYRMCLDYSHSHLTCNYHKYSMEQFLNLVAPYTAHIHLGDAEGVDGEGLQIGEGEIEFNKLAYLLDKHCPKASFIPEIWQGHKNDGEGFWIALERLEKWF; from the coding sequence ATGATATTTAAAGAGTTTAAAGTTGAAAACAAAGGGGTAGGTGAAAATCAACCTGCTTTTATTATTGCTGAAATTGGAAATAATCATAATGGTTCAGTTAAACTTGCCAAAGAGCTTATTGATTCCGCTATTGACTGTGGAGTCGATGCCGTAAAGTTTCAAATGCGAAATATGGAAAGTTTGTATGGAAAATCTTTTGCTAATAAAAATAGTGAAGCAGATTTGTCAACACAATATACTCTAGATTTATTATCTAGAGTTCAATTATCTAATCATGACCTTTTTGGATTATTTGATTACTGTAAAGAAAAGAACATTATTGCTTTCTGTACTCCTTGGGATGTACAAAGTGTAAATGCTTTAGCAGATTACGGCATTAATTTATATAAAGTTGCTTCAGCTGATCTCACAAATCATGAACTCCTAACAGCCATTGCAAAAACAGGAAAACCTTTAATTTGTTCCTGTGGGATGTCATCTCAAAATGAAATTGAATTTGCTATTGATCTATTGAATTCTTTAGACTCTCCTTATGCTTTATTACATTGCAATTCTACTTACCCCAGTCCTTTTAAAGATGTTAATTTAAATTATTTATCCCAACTCCAAAAAATGACTTCAATAGTAGGTTATTCAGGACATGAAAGAGGAATTGAAGTTCCTATTGCAGCTGTCGCTTTAGGCGCTAAAATTATTGAGAAGCATTTTACTTTCGATAAAAAAATGGAAGGTAACGACCATAAAGTTAGTCTATTGCCTAGCGAAATGAAAGAAATGGTTCGTTGTATCAGGAATGTGGAGTTAGCCCTCGGTTCGAAAAATATTAAAAGAAGAATAAGCCAAGGAGAGTTGATTAATAGAGAAAACTTAGCGAAAAGTATTACAGCTAAAGTTTTTATTAGTAAGGATGAAGTATTTAAAGAAGACATGTTTGAATTTATTAGCCCAGGTAAAGGTCTACAGCCCTATAAAGTTAATCAATTAATTGGGAATTTAGCAAAGAGAAATATTAACCCAGGTGAAATTTTGTATGATTCTGATCTTCCCGGTAATTTACTAGTTAGACCTAAAAAATATAAATTTAAAAGAAATTGGGGTGTGCCTGTAAGATATCATGACTATAAACAAATAATAGAAATATCTCATCCGGACATTGTTGAGTTTCATTTAAGTTACAAAGATATGGATGAGAATATTTCACAATTTTTTGATAGGAATTATACACAAGGGTTTGTTGTTCATGCTCCTGAGTTGTTTGAAGGTGATCATCTGTTAGATCTTTGTTCTCCTGATTTAGAGTATAGGAAAAAGTCTATTCAAAATATGAAAAAAGTTGTTTCTATTACGAAGGAATTAAAAAAATATTTTCCAAATGAAAAAAGGCCTTTAATTGTAGCAAACGTAGGGGGATTTACACAAAATTCTCCTCTGCAAGAACATCTAAGAAAGCCTATGTACTTTGAACTTCTTGAAAGTTTCAAACAATTTGAAGATCCTGAAGTAGAGTTAATACCACAAACAATGGCTCCTTTTCCATGGCATATGGGGGGACAGCAATATCAAAACTTATTTAAATTTCCTGAAGAATGCGCTTGGTTTTGTAAAGAATTTAATTATAGAATGTGTTTAGATTATTCACATTCGCATCTAACGTGTAATTATCACAAATATAGTATGGAGCAATTTTTAAATTTAGTCGCACCTTACACAGCTCATATTCATTTAGGTGATGCAGAAGGAGTAGACGGTGAAGGTCTCCAAATTGGTGAGGGAGAGATTGAATTTAATAAGCTAGCTTATTTGTTGGATAAGCATTGTCCAAAAGCATCATTTATTCCTGAAATTTGGCAGGGGCATAAAAATGATGGTGAAGGGTTTTGGATTGCGCTTGAGAGATTGGAGAAATGGTTTTGA
- a CDS encoding SDR family oxidoreductase, with protein sequence MNISNNLFSLENKNILITGSAGLLGKMHAEAIMAFGGNVILTDIDIEKVKNLSHDLNQKYVNQSIYYQMDITSEQSVLNVFNELKEKGIFVDTLINNAACNPAVGAVGMKANNRLENLDFDLWSKDLDVSLKGSVICSKIFGTEMSKRNFGNIINISSDLGIIAPDQRLYYKEGLPDDQQDVKPVSYSITKHGIIGLTKYLATYWADKGVRSNSISPGGVFNNQNTLFLSNVAKKIPLGRMANANEYQGAIIFLCSDASSYMNGANLVIDGGRSIW encoded by the coding sequence ATGAATATCTCAAATAATTTATTTTCTTTAGAAAATAAAAATATATTAATTACGGGTAGTGCAGGTTTATTAGGAAAAATGCATGCCGAAGCTATAATGGCTTTTGGTGGCAATGTTATTTTAACCGATATCGATATTGAAAAAGTTAAGAATTTATCGCATGATCTAAATCAAAAATATGTAAATCAATCCATTTATTATCAAATGGATATCACTTCTGAACAAAGTGTTTTAAATGTATTTAATGAATTAAAGGAAAAAGGAATATTTGTTGACACGCTCATTAACAATGCTGCTTGTAATCCAGCTGTAGGCGCAGTTGGTATGAAAGCAAATAATCGATTAGAAAATTTAGACTTTGATTTATGGTCAAAAGATTTAGATGTTAGCTTAAAAGGTTCCGTCATTTGCTCAAAAATTTTTGGTACAGAAATGTCAAAACGAAATTTTGGGAATATTATAAATATTTCTTCAGATTTAGGCATAATTGCACCTGATCAAAGATTATATTACAAAGAAGGTTTACCGGATGATCAACAAGATGTAAAACCAGTTAGTTATTCCATAACAAAGCATGGTATAATTGGTTTAACAAAATATTTAGCAACTTATTGGGCTGATAAAGGAGTGCGATCTAATTCAATTTCTCCAGGTGGTGTATTTAATAATCAAAATACTTTATTTCTATCGAATGTAGCTAAAAAAATACCTCTTGGTAGAATGGCAAATGCAAATGAATATCAAGGTGCTATTATTTTTTTATGCTCAGATGCATCGTCTTATATGAATGGCGCCAATTTAGTGATCGATGGTGGAAGATCAATTTGGTGA
- a CDS encoding sugar phosphate isomerase/epimerase family protein, which translates to MKELKLGVMQGRLLPKFEGRYQAHPIHFWKDEFPIAASLNLDSIEFILDYAKFEKNPLIYSGGIEEIKGIIQETGVTVKSICADFFMESPLHGTDKYRLEEAVSILKHIIKISPTLGVNNIVIPCVDNSSLKTDDDKMIFVQSISQCLKDAELNSVYLSLETDLCPEKFLSLLKNFPSKMIAVNYDIGNSASIGYNPSKEFEFYGSYVTDVHIKDRKKNGGSVVLGTGDANIKEVLVLLNKLNYEGLFIMQAYRDDEGLNIFKKQLMYIQDLFKNIKENLI; encoded by the coding sequence TTGAAAGAATTAAAACTTGGTGTAATGCAGGGGCGCTTGTTACCAAAATTTGAAGGAAGATATCAGGCACACCCTATTCATTTTTGGAAAGATGAGTTCCCTATAGCAGCTTCCTTAAATTTAGACAGTATTGAATTTATTTTAGACTATGCCAAATTTGAAAAAAATCCTTTAATTTATTCCGGTGGTATTGAGGAAATTAAAGGAATTATTCAAGAGACAGGCGTCACTGTTAAAAGTATTTGTGCAGATTTTTTTATGGAATCTCCTTTGCATGGGACAGATAAATATAGACTTGAAGAAGCTGTTTCTATTCTAAAACATATCATAAAAATTTCGCCTACTCTTGGAGTAAATAATATAGTAATTCCTTGTGTAGATAATTCATCTTTAAAAACTGATGATGATAAAATGATTTTTGTCCAGTCAATTTCACAATGCTTAAAGGATGCTGAATTAAATTCAGTTTATTTATCTTTGGAAACTGATTTGTGTCCTGAGAAATTTTTATCTTTACTTAAAAATTTTCCAAGTAAAATGATCGCTGTTAATTATGATATTGGAAATAGTGCAAGTATTGGATATAATCCTAGTAAAGAGTTTGAGTTTTATGGCAGCTATGTAACAGACGTTCATATAAAAGACAGAAAAAAGAACGGTGGCTCTGTCGTTCTTGGAACAGGAGATGCAAATATAAAAGAAGTATTAGTATTATTGAATAAATTAAACTATGAAGGTTTATTTATTATGCAAGCATACAGAGATGATGAAGGTTTAAATATTTTTAAAAAGCAGTTAATGTACATACAAGATTTGTTTAAAAATATAAAAGAGAATTTAATATGA
- a CDS encoding VOC family protein: MNQIINAGRHIGIPVLNIDIMISFYVNLLGFKIKSNEIEQGDFISHILGVENCKIHVVKMVAPDGWMLELLLYLNINRGDSKKDSKMIYDLGNAHMALTVTNVDEAYNYLKLNNIKFISLPKLSSSGKAKVCFCQDPEGNYIELVEILI, translated from the coding sequence ATGAATCAGATTATTAATGCTGGTAGGCATATAGGCATTCCTGTATTAAACATAGATATAATGATATCATTTTATGTTAATTTATTGGGGTTTAAAATTAAATCAAACGAGATTGAACAAGGTGATTTTATATCTCATATACTTGGGGTGGAAAACTGCAAAATTCATGTTGTAAAAATGGTTGCCCCTGATGGCTGGATGCTTGAGTTATTACTTTATTTAAATATAAATAGAGGTGATAGCAAAAAAGATTCAAAAATGATATATGATTTAGGAAATGCGCATATGGCTTTGACTGTTACAAATGTAGATGAAGCATACAATTATTTGAAATTAAATAATATTAAATTTATAAGTCTTCCCAAACTATCTTCTTCTGGAAAAGCTAAAGTTTGTTTTTGCCAGGATCCAGAAGGAAATTATATTGAACTTGTAGAAATATTGATTTAA
- a CDS encoding NDP-sugar synthase yields the protein MGEHCQINFKNYSAAILAGGKGTRIKALFPELPKPLIEFNGKPVLFWQIDSLLDLGIEKIFILAGYKAEIIKQRVNQCYDDKVVVIIEETPLDTFGCLSLVKNKVDRKYLIFLSGDLIFNINFNKFCLYHEQKNSECTLTVHSNFHPLDADLIDYNEQTGKINELIVRPHPNEMLFLNNVNAAVSILNTELISDVQDKFPQNFEKDFLPSLLQKERAIFAYKSIDYIRDIGTPERYNQAVNDLKNYFSDKLDFLESRKLVFFDILNFYRNLMENNQEKILHFMNILDLCSKPNNLLIGYCIKDSNARRIVETFLGKNKAKFDLVYEYSTTFENELSGFAKKFDISIQESNYKFAFKD from the coding sequence GTGGGAGAGCATTGTCAAATAAATTTTAAAAACTATTCAGCAGCTATTCTGGCTGGTGGAAAAGGAACTAGAATTAAAGCTTTATTTCCGGAGCTTCCTAAGCCACTCATTGAATTTAATGGCAAACCAGTTCTTTTTTGGCAGATAGACTCACTTTTAGACTTAGGAATTGAAAAAATATTTATTTTAGCTGGATATAAAGCTGAGATCATTAAACAAAGAGTTAATCAATGCTACGACGATAAAGTGGTAGTTATTATTGAAGAAACTCCTTTAGATACATTTGGTTGTTTATCTCTGGTTAAAAATAAAGTAGATAGAAAATATCTCATTTTTTTAAGCGGAGATTTAATTTTTAATATTAATTTTAATAAATTTTGTTTATATCATGAGCAAAAAAACTCTGAATGTACACTGACTGTTCATTCGAACTTTCATCCTTTAGATGCTGACTTGATAGATTACAACGAGCAAACTGGAAAAATTAATGAATTAATAGTTCGTCCGCATCCTAATGAAATGCTTTTTCTTAATAATGTAAATGCAGCTGTTTCTATTTTAAATACTGAATTAATTTCTGATGTTCAAGATAAATTTCCCCAGAATTTCGAAAAAGATTTTCTTCCAAGTTTATTGCAAAAAGAGCGAGCTATTTTTGCATATAAATCTATTGATTATATTAGAGATATTGGTACACCAGAAAGATATAATCAAGCTGTGAATGATTTAAAAAATTATTTTTCAGATAAATTAGATTTTTTAGAAAGTAGAAAATTAGTTTTTTTTGATATTTTAAATTTTTATAGAAATTTAATGGAAAATAATCAGGAAAAAATTCTGCATTTTATGAATATTTTAGATTTGTGTAGTAAGCCAAATAATTTATTAATAGGATATTGTATTAAAGACTCTAATGCTAGAAGAATTGTAGAAACATTTTTAGGAAAAAATAAAGCAAAATTTGATCTTGTCTATGAATATTCTACTACTTTTGAAAATGAACTTTCAGGTTTTGCAAAGAAATTTGATATTTCTATTCAAGAAAGTAATTATAAATTTGCATTTAAGGATTAA
- a CDS encoding acylneuraminate cytidylyltransferase family protein, producing MNFYAIIPARGGSKGVPKKNIKLLGNFPLIAYSIAAAKMCPQIQKVIVSTDSEEIAEIALKFGAEVPFLRPADISQDNSSDLEFMQHTIHWFLKNDVKLPDSWVHFRPTTPLREVNILSNAIKLFLENNDFTSLRSAHECPESPYKWFLKDNLNKYFIPLAGNNINNYSVAPRQQVPKVYIPDGYIDIVINDIIMKNNSLHGDKILAFESPVCTEIDTINDFEYLEYQIQKYKYSVHDYLVNKY from the coding sequence ATGAATTTCTATGCAATAATTCCTGCAAGAGGCGGATCAAAAGGGGTACCAAAAAAAAATATCAAACTACTTGGTAATTTTCCATTAATTGCTTATTCAATTGCTGCAGCAAAAATGTGTCCCCAAATTCAAAAAGTAATTGTCTCTACAGATTCAGAAGAAATTGCAGAGATAGCACTAAAATTTGGAGCAGAAGTTCCTTTTCTTCGTCCCGCGGATATATCCCAAGACAATTCAAGTGATTTGGAATTTATGCAGCATACAATTCATTGGTTCCTAAAAAATGATGTAAAATTACCTGATTCCTGGGTGCATTTTCGACCTACAACACCTTTGCGAGAAGTCAATATTTTAAGTAATGCTATAAAACTTTTCTTAGAAAATAATGATTTTACTTCTTTACGCTCTGCACATGAATGTCCTGAGTCTCCTTATAAATGGTTTTTAAAAGATAACTTGAATAAATATTTTATACCTTTAGCGGGTAACAATATTAATAATTACTCAGTAGCCCCCCGTCAACAGGTACCAAAAGTTTATATTCCTGATGGGTATATTGATATAGTTATTAATGATATAATTATGAAAAACAATTCTCTTCATGGAGATAAAATATTAGCTTTTGAATCTCCTGTCTGTACTGAAATTGATACTATAAATGATTTTGAATATTTAGAATATCAAATTCAGAAATACAAGTATAGTGTTCACGATTATCTTGTAAATAAATATTAA